Proteins found in one Plasmodium relictum strain SGS1 genome assembly, chromosome: 13 genomic segment:
- the NTF2 gene encoding nuclear transport factor 2, putative, producing MDMLNPQFEEIGKEFVNHYFQCFNTGRNELAALYKDISMMSFENDQCRGTSQIIERLNKLPQTVVHKCLSLDIQPTPNNGILILVCGDIIIEENKPLKFCRTFHLCPLPSGGYFIFNDLFRFCIS from the exons atgGATATGCTAAATCCTCAATTTGAAGAAATAGGAAAAGAATTTgtaaatcattattttcaatgCTTTAATACTGGaag AAATGAACTTGCAGCGttatataaagatataaGTATGATGAGTTTTGAAAATGATCAATGTAGAGGGACAAGTCAAATAATAGAAAGATTGAATAAATTACCTCAAACAGTAGTACATAAATGCTTAAGTTTAGATATTCAGCCAACACCAAATAATGGAATCTTAATTTTAGTATGTGGAGATATAAttattgaagaaaataaaccATTAAAATTCTGTAGAACTTTTCATTTATGCCCATTACCTAGTGGAGGATATTTta tttttaatgatttatttAGATTTTGCATTAGTTAA
- a CDS encoding p1/s1 nuclease, putative, which yields MIKFTVLLLFFFVLFIKKNVCWSDEVHMIITAIALDGLTDKERRILNRILLNYKEDKDFNDKISASIWADHLKPNEFNPFYPNAVRRVEILDIFSDWHYVSTAYNPTKINLPSYYLNAQKGKYNAIGVLKHIYKTLVQVQKKAKYGTFFSYNFYLRFFIHIFADLHQPMHAILFFNKNFPHGDKGGLEITLSYHNYMGNLHHLCDNIFNSRKKRWPLINTNDAEKDAHLMMSSYPPISFHDRILNPSDKMNFIDSIAGESHELAVNHIYSHFPLSTLSKDVPIKVNQHFVLKLKELLNKQMIIAGYRLSYYLRDMLLNVPDDL from the coding sequence ATGATTAAATTTacagtattattattattttttttcgttctttttattaagaaaaatgtGTGTTGGTCCGATGAAGTACATATGATAATAACTGCAATTGCACTTGATGGTTTAACTGATAAAGAAAGAAGAATTCTCAATAGGAttctattaaattataaagaagatAAAGATTTTAACGATAAGATAAGTGCTTCAATATGGGCTGATCATTTAAAACCAAATGAGTTTAATCCTTTCTATCCTAATGCTGTCAGAAGAGTTGAAATATTAGATATATTTAGTGATTGGCATTATGTATCGACTGCATATAATCctacaaaaataaatcttccttcatattatttaaatgcaCAGAAAGGAAAATATAATGCTATAGGAGTACTAAAACATATTTACAAAACATTAGTGCAAGTACAGAAAAAGGCTAAATATGgtacttttttttcatacaaCTTTTATCTAAGATTTTTCATTCATATATTTGCTGACCTCCATCAGCCAATGCAtgcaatattattttttaataagaacTTTCCTCATGGAGATAAAGGAGGTTTAGAAATTACTTTATCTTACCATAATTACATGGGAAACTTACATCATTTATGTGATAACATTTTTAACTCAAGAAAAAAACGTTGGCCTCTTATAAATACTAACGATGCTGAGAAAGATGCTCATTTAATGATGAGTTCTTATCCTCCTATAAGTTTCCATGATAGAATATTAAATCCGTCTgataaaatgaattttataGATAGCATAGCAGGTGAATCCCATGAATTAGCTGTTAATCATATTTATTCTCATTTTCCTTTATCCACATTAAGTAAAGATGTACCAATTAAAGTTAATCAGCATTTTGTtcttaaattaaaagaattattaaacaaacaaatgaTTATAGCAGGATATAGATTATCATATTATTTAAGAGATATGCTTTTAAATGTTCCTGATGATCTTTGA
- a CDS encoding p1/s1 nuclease, putative: MDKFIFYFAFFILILVKKSTCWLDEGHLLVSAIAYQGLDDEERAILNKIFSNFKEDNEFNHPVSAAVWPDHIKSFDYQDHVYNRRVDILNLMDNWHFFSIPYNPLGVDIDFYGKCYKKRDNALHILKSIFTTLKNVNRKENHGTYFSYNFHLRFFIHIFGDAHQPLHTISFYNKYFPKGDNGGNLISIRYNDKVDKLHLLCDNLFYSRSSKWPNISLNEIFSKADELKKSYPPYSFGNRLETEMDEIQYLDFIVNDSHALAIKYIYCNFHHDSLKEDVTYITNDFLVLNLKKLLNEQIVLAGYRLTRYLKVIIANIPRDLV; encoded by the coding sequence atggataagtttatattttattttgctttttttattcttatacTTGTTAAAAAAAGTACATGCTGGTTAGATGAAGGCCATTTGTTAGTAAGTGCTATTGCATATCAGGGTTTAGATGATGAAGAACGAgcaattttaaataaaattttttcaaatttcaAAGAAGATAATGAATTTAATCATCCTGTATCAGCAGCTGTATGGCCAGATCACATAAAATCATTTGATTATCAAGATCATGTTTATAATAGAAGAGtagatatattaaatttaatggACAATTGGCATTTTTTTAGTATTCCTTATAACCCATTAGGTGTTGATATTGATTTTTATGGCAAATgctataaaaaaagagataatGCATTGCATATATTAAAATCTATTTTTACTACATTAAAAAACGTaaatagaaaagaaaatcATGGTACATACTTTTCCTACAACTTTCATTTAcgattttttattcatatatttggTGATGCACATCAACCATTACATACAAtaagtttttataataaatattttcctAAAGGAGATAATGGAGGAAATTTGATTTCCATACGATATAATGACAAAGTAGATAAATTACACCTTTTATGTGACaatcttttttattcaaGATCTAGTAAATGGCCAAATATTTCTCTTAATGAAATATTCAGTAAAGCTGATGAATTAAAGAAAAGTTATCCTCCTTATTCTTTTGGAAATAGATTAGAAACAGAAATGGATGAAATACAATATCTTGATTTCATAGTAAATGATTCTCATGCTTTAGCAATTAAATACATTTACTGTAATTTTCATCATGATTCTTTAAAAGAGGATGTTACCTATATTACAAACGATTTTCTTGttcttaatttaaaaaaattactaaatGAGCAAATTGTTTTAGCAGGCTATAGATTAACACGTTACTTAAAGGTTATAATTGCTAATATTCCAAGAGATCttgtttaa
- a CDS encoding GTP-binding protein, putative: MLRKIFLLLIMIHYEKVIKGFLLNFSKKKIFFLNNKKNKNITRKHIFSNIYCMKKIKKNEFHDRCIIKVKGGNGGDGICSFTVFSQKKNKKYASGGRGGRGGDVYLVGNKKIDNFFNLKLRAFYYGGNGKNGRNNNQNGENGKDEYINIPLNTIIYNEEKKYINFIYMNNQKILISKGGKGGKGNYSFRTRNLKIPFVCQYGEKTKEKKIFLKKIFFCDFSIIGYPNVGKSTLLNKITSANVKIANYSYTSKFPNLGIFKCNKDKKKLEKDAFDYTEEQNINENDVDGNEINENEINENEINENEINENEINKNEINENEINENEINENETNENETNENEIQNIVKNNYTIIDFPGIIKNLNEKINNISYKYLEHLKNSKMLIYMFDINNNDIIDNYKNIKSVLVKYDENFKNKKEVVVLNKIDLYEDKENINLLINYLKENLKIDRIFCISALTGENVENTMDELILNIDDKNTLNEFLKILPKPIDIEKIENSDYYDPYDYKIYKYNENIYIIKGKYIENQANIFNFSKCDSSKIFMKILDDLNINVKLKNIGAKEGDRIIVNNYSYNFDINY; encoded by the coding sequence ATGCTTAGAaagatttttcttttattgaTTATGATACATTATGAGAAGGTTATAAAAggttttcttttaaatttttcaaaaaaaaaaatattctttttgaataataaaaaaaataaaaatattacacgAAAGCATATATTTAGCAATATATATTGTAtgaaaaagattaaaaaaaatgaatttcaTGACAGATGCATAATAAAAGTTAAAGGAGGAAATGGGGGTGATGGTATATGTAGTTTTACAGTGttttctcaaaaaaaaaataaaaaatatgcatCAGGAGGAAGAGGAGGAAGGGGGGGTGATGTATATTTAGTtggtaataaaaaaattgataatttttttaatttaaaattaagagCCTTTTATTATGGTGGAAATGGAAAGAATGGAAGAAACAACAATCAAAATGGAGAAAATGGAAAAGATgagtatataaatattccATTAAATACTATTATctataatgaagaaaaaaaatatattaattttatttatatgaataatcagaaaattttaatatcaaAAGGTGGTAAAGGAGGAAAAGGAAACTACTCCTTCAGAACTAGAAATTTGAAAATACCATTCGTTTGCCAATATGgagaaaaaacaaaagaaaaaaaaatatttctaaaaaaaatattcttttgtGATTTTAGTATCATTGGATATCCTAATGTAGGGAAAAGTACTctgttaaataaaattactaGTGCAAATGTAAAAATAGCAAATTATAGCTATACATCAAAATTTCCTAATTTAGGAATATTTAAAtgtaataaagataaaaagaaattagaAAAAGATGCTTTTGATTATACAGAAGaacaaaatattaatgaaaatgacGTAGATGGAAacgaaataaatgaaaatgaaataaatgaaaatgaaataaatgaaaatgaaataaatgaaaatgaaataaataaaaatgaaataaatgaaaatgaaataaatgaaaatgaaataaatgaaaatgaaacaaatgaaaatgaaacaaatgaaaatgaaattcaaaatatagtaaaaaataattatacaaTAATTGATTTTCCtggtataataaaaaatttgaatgaaaaaataaacaacATATCATATAAGTATCTTGAACAcctaaaaaatagtaaaatgctaatttatatgtttgatataaataataatgatattatagataattataaaaatataaaaagtgtATTAGTTAAAtatgatgaaaattttaaaaataaaaaagaagttGTAGTTTTGAATAAAATTGACCTATATGAAgacaaagaaaatataaatttactaattaattatttgaaagaaaatttaaagattGATAGAATATTTTGTATTTCTGCATTAACTGGAGAAAATGTTGAAAATACAATGGatgaattaattttaaatattgatGATAAGAATAcattaaatgaatttttaaaaattttacctAAGCCAATTGACATTgagaaaatagaaaatagtGATTATTATGATCCTTatgattataaaatttataaatataatgaaaacatttacataataaaagggaaatatatagaaaatcaagcaaatattttcaatttttcaaAGTGTGATAGctcaaaaatatttatgaaaatattagatgatttaaatataaatgtgaaattaaaaaacataGGAGCAAAGGAAGGCGATAGAATTATTGTGAATAATTATTCGTATAATTTCGATATTAATTATTGA